One region of Rhodocaloribacter litoris genomic DNA includes:
- a CDS encoding HU family DNA-binding protein yields MTKSDIIDRVATGTGLTKIETEAVINGFIAVVKAALRQGERVDLRGFGAFKVQHRAARTARNPRTREEIEVPPQYVPVFKASRELRQDVDEAMKTGKSEKPA; encoded by the coding sequence GTGACGAAAAGCGACATCATCGACCGCGTGGCGACCGGAACCGGTCTGACCAAAATCGAGACGGAGGCCGTCATCAACGGCTTCATTGCCGTCGTCAAAGCCGCCCTGCGACAGGGAGAGCGCGTCGACCTCCGGGGGTTCGGCGCGTTCAAAGTGCAGCACCGGGCCGCCCGGACGGCACGCAATCCGCGCACGCGCGAAGAGATCGAAGTGCCACCACAGTACGTTCCGGTCTTCAAGGCATCCCGGGAGCTCCGACAGGACGTCGACGAGGCCATGAAGACGGGCAAGAGCGAAAAACCTGCGTGA
- a CDS encoding double zinc ribbon domain-containing protein yields MKELVCEGCGARLPGEASRCDLCGTPVETPGAGDAAEAIGAAGTEPGATPEAVPAGIFCNACGWSNPPAARFCSRCGARLDERVAALHGVAAPPPSSPGTPAPHAHAAHAGPTSSRASSPAGVGRQVGILIGAGVLLVLGLYLITLVSKGVERGPAPAQPAAQAAPAPATGPLPEDVAARAEALAEEINRLTGEAALEKRRELVRLYAQAGRYDLAAAEQKSLAERENTEEAWVLAGNLYYDWMERQTGTARTLFARQAIAAYRKALEINPDNLDVRTDMAIAYLYDPEQPMKAIEETNAVLARDPNHVQANFNRGLMLLQINRVDQALEQFEKVKTIVGNPNDPVYQRAEQVIATLRNQQTGAGAGS; encoded by the coding sequence ATGAAGGAGCTGGTCTGCGAAGGATGCGGGGCACGACTGCCCGGGGAAGCCTCCCGTTGCGATCTCTGTGGCACGCCGGTGGAGACGCCCGGCGCCGGGGACGCAGCGGAAGCCATCGGCGCCGCCGGAACGGAGCCCGGTGCAACCCCGGAAGCCGTGCCCGCCGGGATTTTCTGCAACGCCTGCGGCTGGTCGAACCCGCCGGCGGCCCGTTTCTGCAGCCGGTGCGGCGCCCGCCTGGATGAGCGGGTGGCGGCCCTCCACGGGGTCGCTGCTCCGCCCCCCTCCTCCCCCGGCACACCGGCCCCGCATGCGCACGCGGCGCATGCCGGACCCACTTCCTCCCGGGCTTCGTCGCCGGCCGGCGTGGGACGGCAGGTCGGTATCCTGATCGGTGCGGGCGTCCTGCTCGTGCTGGGGCTTTACCTGATCACCCTCGTCAGCAAGGGGGTCGAACGCGGTCCGGCCCCGGCGCAGCCCGCCGCCCAGGCCGCCCCGGCGCCGGCGACCGGCCCGCTCCCGGAAGACGTCGCCGCCCGGGCCGAAGCGCTGGCGGAGGAGATCAACCGCCTCACCGGCGAAGCCGCCCTCGAAAAACGCCGCGAACTCGTCCGGCTCTACGCACAGGCCGGGCGGTACGACCTGGCCGCCGCCGAGCAGAAAAGCCTGGCCGAGCGTGAAAACACCGAGGAAGCCTGGGTCCTGGCCGGCAACCTTTACTACGACTGGATGGAACGGCAGACCGGCACCGCACGCACCCTCTTCGCCCGCCAGGCCATCGCCGCCTACCGGAAAGCCCTCGAGATCAACCCGGACAACCTGGACGTGCGCACCGACATGGCCATCGCCTACCTGTACGACCCGGAACAGCCCATGAAGGCCATCGAGGAGACGAACGCCGTGCTGGCACGCGACCCGAACCACGTCCAGGCCAACTTCAACCGGGGCCTCATGTTGCTGCAGATCAACCGGGTCGATCAGGCGCTGGAACAGTTCGAAAAGGTCAAAACCATCGTGGGCAACCCGAACGACCCGGTCTACCAGCGCGCCGAGCAGGTGATCGCGACCCTGCGCA
- a CDS encoding DUF6503 family protein, with amino-acid sequence MPATFPVRFVLLPVLFVALACSDAPPDPQAIVDAAMAAHGGEVLRRAVVEFDFRGAHFTVTREDGLFRYERRYTDTTGTVREVLANDTLFRAVDGEVVALNEKERLKVEEDVNSVVYFALLPFPLNDPAVQKRYLGLDTLRGEPYHEVEITFRKEGGGRDYQDRFVYWFHQDRATMDYLAYYYYTNETGSRFREAFNVRYVGGVRFADYRNYTADTLGPGDIEHYDTLFEEGRLRPVSEIVLENVTVRPLER; translated from the coding sequence ATGCCTGCTACGTTTCCTGTCCGTTTCGTGCTCCTGCCGGTGCTTTTTGTCGCACTCGCCTGCAGCGATGCCCCGCCCGATCCCCAGGCTATCGTCGACGCTGCCATGGCCGCGCACGGCGGCGAGGTGCTCCGCCGGGCCGTCGTCGAGTTCGACTTTCGCGGTGCGCATTTCACCGTCACCCGGGAGGACGGGCTCTTTCGGTATGAGCGTCGTTATACCGACACCACCGGCACCGTGCGCGAGGTGCTCGCCAATGATACGCTCTTCCGCGCGGTCGACGGAGAGGTGGTGGCGCTGAATGAGAAAGAGCGGCTGAAGGTGGAGGAAGACGTCAACTCGGTCGTATACTTTGCCCTGCTGCCTTTCCCGTTGAACGACCCGGCCGTGCAGAAACGCTATCTCGGCCTCGACACCCTCCGGGGCGAGCCGTATCACGAGGTCGAGATCACGTTCCGGAAGGAAGGCGGCGGGCGCGACTACCAGGACCGGTTCGTGTACTGGTTCCATCAGGACCGTGCCACCATGGACTATCTTGCCTATTACTATTACACGAACGAGACCGGCTCTCGCTTTCGGGAGGCGTTCAACGTCCGGTACGTCGGCGGGGTGCGCTTTGCCGACTACCGCAACTATACGGCCGACACGCTCGGCCCCGGCGACATCGAGCACTACGACACGCTGTTCGAGGAAGGGCGGCTGCGGCCGGTTTCCGAGATCGTGCTCGAGAACGTCACGGTGCGCCCGCTCGAACGCTGA
- a CDS encoding citrate synthase, which yields MATQETPLIQARGLEGVVALDSELCFIDGQQGTLIYRGYDIFDLARHTSFEEVAYLLWNGHLPNRSERDELLARLQAERTLPPMVAELLGMTPEDASPMAVLRSAVSALALFDAEADDPSPEANYRKAIRLTARIPVLLAAFDRRRKGLPPVPPRKHGSTAFDFLHMLTGEEPGEAAERTFDTCLVLHAEHGLNASTFAARVIGATLSDIYSAVTGAIGALKGPLHGGANIEVMRMLLEIDRTGRDPVQYVKEKLARKERVMGFGHRVYKTLDPRAAILRDMVEALSEERGQRKWYDYSMKIMETMEREKGLYPNVDFFSAPVYYMLGIAPDLFTPIFAMSRITGWTAHLLEQWKDNRLIRPRAAYVGPRNLAVRPLDER from the coding sequence ATGGCAACACAAGAGACGCCCCTCATCCAGGCACGCGGTCTCGAAGGCGTCGTAGCGCTGGATTCCGAGCTTTGCTTCATCGACGGGCAACAGGGGACGCTGATCTACCGGGGCTATGACATCTTCGACCTGGCCCGTCACACCTCGTTCGAGGAGGTTGCCTACCTGCTCTGGAACGGTCACCTCCCCAACCGGTCGGAACGGGACGAGCTGCTGGCCCGGCTCCAGGCCGAACGTACCCTGCCCCCGATGGTGGCCGAGCTGCTGGGCATGACCCCTGAGGACGCCAGCCCCATGGCGGTGCTCCGCTCGGCCGTCTCGGCGCTGGCCCTTTTCGATGCCGAGGCCGACGACCCGTCCCCCGAAGCCAACTACCGCAAAGCCATTCGCCTGACGGCCCGCATCCCGGTCCTGCTGGCCGCCTTCGACCGGCGGCGCAAGGGCCTGCCGCCCGTCCCCCCGCGCAAGCACGGCAGCACCGCCTTCGACTTCCTCCACATGCTGACCGGCGAAGAACCCGGCGAGGCGGCCGAACGCACCTTCGACACGTGCCTCGTCCTGCATGCCGAGCACGGCCTGAACGCCTCCACCTTTGCCGCCCGCGTCATCGGCGCCACGCTGTCGGACATCTACTCGGCCGTCACCGGAGCCATCGGCGCCCTCAAAGGCCCCCTCCACGGCGGCGCCAACATCGAGGTCATGCGCATGCTTCTCGAGATCGACCGCACCGGCCGCGACCCGGTCCAGTACGTCAAGGAGAAGCTCGCCCGGAAAGAACGCGTCATGGGGTTCGGCCACCGGGTCTACAAAACCCTGGACCCCCGGGCCGCCATCCTCCGCGACATGGTCGAGGCGCTGAGCGAAGAACGCGGCCAGCGCAAGTGGTACGACTACAGCATGAAAATCATGGAGACCATGGAACGGGAGAAAGGACTCTACCCGAACGTGGACTTCTTCAGCGCCCCGGTCTACTACATGCTCGGCATCGCCCCCGACCTCTTCACGCCCATCTTTGCCATGAGCCGCATCACCGGCTGGACGGCCCACCTGCTCGAACAGTGGAAAGACAACCGCCTCATCCGCCCCCGTGCCGCTTACGTCGGCCCCCGCAACCTGGCCGTCAGGCCTCTCGACGAGCGCTGA
- a CDS encoding Rne/Rng family ribonuclease, which produces MGKEIIINAEKEQTRIAILEEGELVELFIENPENERTIGNIFLGRVRRIMPSIQAAFIDIGQKQDAFLHFSDLAENLPAWLEFLEQTEPSVEKVPLRSEHHRARPQRRRPKGSRHPHRAGPDEEASSPPDGEAEPEQKAHHAVADARTRSRRRSAQRRSRGRKDKNGAEKQETSTGRPAPPDEDTPRDRPLESYLRRDQRILVKISKEPISTKGSRVTTDISLAGRFLVLVPLADYVAVSKKIYSYKERRRLRALAKSLVPDGFGVIVRTVAEGRSAKDLDTDLRLLLEKWRKIEQKLAGKPNPPLVVHEDVNMVSSVIRDLFSEDYDRILIDNPRVYRNIKGYVQAVAPQMAPAVQHYKGRKPIFEATGIAGAVAEAFESRVNLPSGGYLFIEQTEAMHVIDVNSGRAGKGLTQEQNSLKVNLEAARAIARQVRLRDLGGIIVVDFIDMRDERNRRKVFDEMRKAFRRDRAVTKILPMSDFGLMQITRQRLRPSITTAFSGPNGTTDDEDTGGAEAPKPEAAVPAERNGMPVRAPEALVEEIERGIVAYKEQGRRGLLRLRVHPFTAAYLRRGLINCVGRWRMKHHVRVRLETDAALDPLGFRLFDAETGKEVT; this is translated from the coding sequence ATGGGCAAGGAAATCATCATCAACGCAGAGAAAGAACAGACCCGTATCGCCATCCTCGAAGAGGGTGAGCTGGTGGAACTGTTCATCGAGAACCCCGAGAACGAGCGCACGATCGGGAACATCTTCCTGGGGCGCGTCCGGCGTATCATGCCAAGCATCCAGGCGGCGTTTATCGACATCGGGCAGAAACAGGATGCCTTCCTTCACTTTTCCGACCTGGCCGAAAACCTGCCCGCCTGGCTCGAATTTCTCGAACAGACCGAGCCTTCGGTAGAGAAGGTGCCGCTCCGGTCGGAGCATCACCGCGCCCGGCCGCAGCGCCGCCGCCCGAAAGGCAGCCGGCACCCCCACCGCGCCGGGCCGGACGAAGAGGCGTCTTCCCCCCCGGACGGCGAGGCCGAGCCGGAGCAGAAGGCCCATCATGCCGTGGCCGATGCCCGGACGCGCAGCCGGCGCCGCTCCGCGCAGCGACGATCCCGCGGCCGCAAAGACAAGAACGGCGCGGAAAAGCAGGAAACGTCCACTGGCCGCCCGGCACCTCCGGACGAAGACACCCCCCGCGACCGGCCCCTCGAATCCTACCTCCGGCGGGACCAGCGCATCCTGGTCAAGATCAGCAAGGAGCCGATCTCGACCAAGGGCAGCCGCGTCACGACCGACATCTCGCTGGCCGGGCGCTTCCTCGTGCTCGTTCCCCTGGCCGACTACGTGGCCGTCTCGAAAAAAATCTATTCGTACAAGGAGCGCCGTCGCCTGCGGGCCCTGGCCAAAAGCCTCGTGCCGGACGGCTTCGGCGTCATCGTACGCACCGTGGCCGAGGGACGCAGTGCCAAGGACCTGGACACCGACCTGCGCCTGCTCCTCGAAAAGTGGCGTAAGATCGAGCAAAAGCTGGCCGGCAAGCCGAACCCGCCGCTCGTCGTCCACGAAGACGTGAACATGGTCTCTTCGGTCATCCGCGACCTGTTCTCGGAAGACTATGACCGCATCCTGATCGACAATCCCCGCGTCTACCGCAACATCAAGGGGTATGTGCAGGCCGTGGCGCCGCAGATGGCCCCGGCTGTGCAGCACTACAAGGGCCGCAAGCCGATCTTCGAGGCGACCGGCATCGCCGGGGCCGTGGCCGAAGCCTTCGAGAGCCGGGTCAACCTGCCCTCGGGCGGCTACCTCTTCATCGAACAGACCGAGGCCATGCACGTCATCGACGTCAACTCGGGAAGAGCGGGCAAGGGGCTGACCCAGGAACAGAACTCGCTCAAGGTCAACCTGGAGGCGGCCCGGGCCATCGCCCGGCAGGTGCGCCTGCGCGACCTCGGCGGCATCATCGTGGTCGACTTCATCGACATGCGGGATGAACGCAACCGCCGCAAGGTGTTCGACGAGATGCGGAAAGCCTTCCGGCGGGACCGGGCCGTGACCAAGATCCTGCCGATGAGTGATTTCGGGCTGATGCAGATCACCCGGCAACGCCTGCGACCGAGCATCACCACGGCCTTCAGCGGCCCGAACGGCACGACGGACGACGAGGATACGGGGGGCGCAGAAGCGCCGAAGCCGGAAGCCGCCGTGCCGGCCGAGCGAAACGGCATGCCGGTGCGGGCACCGGAAGCACTGGTCGAGGAAATCGAGCGGGGGATCGTCGCCTACAAGGAACAGGGGCGGCGGGGCCTGCTCCGGCTGCGGGTGCACCCCTTCACGGCGGCCTATCTGCGGCGCGGGCTGATCAACTGCGTCGGGCGCTGGCGCATGAAGCACCACGTCCGGGTCCGCCTGGAGACCGATGCCGCCCTCGACCCGCTGGGCTTCCGCCTCTTCGACGCCGAGACCGGCAAGGAGGTGACGTGA
- a CDS encoding DUF2911 domain-containing protein, with the protein MRYPTRCSLLPALALLLAAFTATSLRAQEAEVIPPPEPRASPTMIARTMLGDTYLKVTYSSPRKRDREIFGGLVPYGEVWRTGANEATELTTTGDIEIAGHRLPAGTYALFTIPEENQWTVILNGVLGQWGAFRYNPDEDVLRFTVPVTRTPELYEAFTIEFEEAENGVNLVMTWDHTRVSIPIRPV; encoded by the coding sequence ATGCGATACCCGACACGATGCTCCCTCTTGCCGGCGCTGGCCCTGCTGCTGGCGGCCTTCACCGCGACGTCCTTACGCGCGCAGGAAGCCGAGGTGATTCCCCCACCCGAGCCCCGGGCCAGCCCGACCATGATCGCCCGCACCATGCTCGGCGATACCTATCTGAAGGTTACCTACTCCTCGCCCCGCAAGCGGGATCGCGAGATCTTCGGCGGCCTCGTCCCCTACGGGGAAGTCTGGCGCACCGGTGCCAACGAGGCCACCGAGCTGACCACGACCGGAGACATCGAGATCGCCGGTCACCGGTTGCCGGCCGGTACCTATGCGCTCTTCACCATCCCGGAAGAGAATCAGTGGACCGTCATCCTCAATGGCGTTCTCGGCCAGTGGGGCGCGTTCCGCTATAATCCGGACGAGGACGTGCTGCGTTTCACCGTGCCGGTGACCCGGACGCCGGAGCTGTACGAGGCCTTCACGATCGAGTTCGAGGAGGCGGAAAACGGGGTCAACCTGGTCATGACGTGGGACCATACCCGCGTCAGCATCCCGATCCGGCCCGTGTGA
- a CDS encoding FG-GAP repeat protein, producing the protein MVIPRPCLAYLGLLLMLVAGLPAARAQIFKLPPPDTTAGNFFGVAVALDGDRALVGASGAGSCGENAGAAYLYERDPARNEWRLQARLLPSDCKAGQFFGRAVALSGDRAVVAAFRPFFSTALSNAVYVFEHNPVTGLWEETARLTSNRTEEEGAFAASVALDGDRLLVTAAGDPAGRRYGGAAYLFEREPGGRWKQQARLTGDDDLRYGLFGTDGDLDGDRVVVAASTYFANRPGSIYLFERNPASGAWEKVARFGHIDDFFISVDLSGDRVIVGESRDGPHGSGRATLFERNAEGRWQQTATLAPTQPYKQGGFGTEVALDGDRALVVGYDEQLSFEFNIDRVVYVFAYDPESRSWEQKRILDVGEVAFGSAIDLDGPWALIGQASEQKPGQVYLARLP; encoded by the coding sequence ATGGTCATCCCCCGTCCCTGCCTCGCCTACCTCGGCCTGCTGTTGATGCTGGTCGCCGGCCTGCCGGCGGCCCGGGCGCAGATCTTCAAGCTCCCGCCGCCCGACACGACCGCCGGCAACTTCTTCGGCGTGGCCGTAGCCCTCGACGGCGACCGGGCCCTCGTGGGAGCCAGCGGGGCAGGCAGTTGCGGGGAGAATGCGGGCGCGGCCTACCTGTATGAGCGCGACCCGGCCCGCAACGAATGGAGGCTCCAGGCCCGGCTGCTCCCGAGCGACTGCAAGGCCGGGCAGTTCTTCGGGCGGGCCGTAGCCCTCAGCGGCGACCGGGCCGTCGTCGCGGCCTTCCGTCCTTTCTTCAGCACGGCCCTCTCGAATGCCGTCTACGTTTTCGAGCACAACCCGGTCACGGGCCTCTGGGAAGAGACGGCCCGGCTCACGTCGAACCGGACCGAGGAGGAAGGCGCCTTCGCGGCCTCCGTGGCCCTCGACGGCGACCGCCTGCTCGTGACCGCCGCCGGCGACCCCGCCGGCCGCCGCTACGGCGGTGCCGCCTATCTCTTCGAACGCGAGCCCGGCGGGCGATGGAAACAGCAGGCCCGCCTCACCGGCGACGACGACCTCCGCTACGGCCTCTTCGGCACCGACGGCGACCTCGACGGCGACCGGGTCGTCGTCGCGGCCTCCACCTACTTCGCCAACCGGCCCGGCTCCATCTACCTCTTCGAACGCAACCCCGCCTCCGGTGCCTGGGAAAAGGTCGCCCGCTTCGGCCACATCGACGACTTCTTCATCTCGGTCGACCTCTCCGGGGACCGGGTGATCGTCGGAGAGAGCCGGGACGGGCCGCACGGCTCGGGACGGGCGACGCTCTTCGAACGCAACGCGGAAGGCCGGTGGCAGCAAACCGCCACGCTTGCCCCCACCCAGCCCTACAAACAGGGGGGGTTCGGCACCGAGGTGGCCCTCGACGGCGACCGGGCCCTCGTCGTCGGCTACGACGAGCAGCTCAGCTTCGAATTCAACATCGACCGGGTCGTCTATGTCTTTGCCTATGACCCCGAAAGCCGGTCCTGGGAGCAGAAACGCATCCTCGACGTCGGGGAAGTCGCCTTCGGTTCGGCCATCGACCTCGACGGCCCGTGGGCCCTCATCGGGCAGGCTTCCGAACAAAAGCCCGGGCAGGTCTACCTGGCCCGCCTTCCCTGA